The proteins below come from a single Methermicoccus shengliensis DSM 18856 genomic window:
- the hisA gene encoding 1-(5-phosphoribosyl)-5-[(5-phosphoribosylamino)methylideneamino]imidazole-4-carboxamide isomerase yields MVFEDFVIPAVDLKNGRCVQLVQGNPQNEIVSLPDPLHVALSWVEQGARVLHVIDLDGALWGSSANTSIIASIIEECDVDVQVGGGVRTIEHASELLELGAARVIVGTAAFESPQFLDALVHEWGGDSVMVALDARGGKVCTHGWTRCTETRVEEAGLWAQRAGAGSILFTNIDTEGLLRGVSTEPVRRLAGTVSIPVVASGGVSTLDDLMQLNKAGAAAAVVGSALYTGRLSLRGAMAALENQHE; encoded by the coding sequence GTGGTCTTCGAGGATTTCGTGATTCCTGCCGTTGACCTTAAAAATGGAAGGTGCGTCCAGCTGGTGCAGGGAAATCCCCAAAACGAGATAGTCTCCCTACCAGACCCGCTGCACGTTGCACTCTCATGGGTGGAGCAGGGGGCTCGTGTGCTGCACGTGATAGACCTCGACGGGGCGCTGTGGGGCTCGAGTGCCAACACCTCCATCATCGCCAGTATCATCGAGGAGTGCGATGTGGATGTGCAGGTGGGAGGTGGGGTGCGCACCATCGAGCATGCCAGCGAGCTGCTCGAGCTTGGAGCTGCAAGGGTGATAGTGGGCACTGCTGCATTTGAGAGCCCCCAGTTCCTCGATGCCCTCGTGCACGAATGGGGAGGTGATAGCGTGATGGTGGCCCTCGATGCCAGAGGCGGAAAGGTGTGCACTCATGGGTGGACGAGGTGCACCGAGACGAGGGTCGAGGAGGCTGGCCTGTGGGCACAGCGTGCTGGGGCAGGAAGCATTCTGTTCACCAACATAGACACAGAGGGGCTGCTGAGGGGTGTGAGCACCGAGCCAGTGCGGAGGCTGGCAGGGACGGTGTCCATCCCCGTGGTCGCCTCTGGAGGGGTGTCCACGCTCGATGACCTAATGCAGCTCAACAAGGCGGGGGCGGCTGCTGCCGTGGTGGGCTCTGCCCTGTACACTGGAAGACTATCGCTGAGGGGGGCGATGGCGGCATTGGAAAACCAGCACGAATAG
- a CDS encoding uroporphyrinogen decarboxylase family protein yields MREEMTPQERLMSLYQTGRADRPGIGAFAMGFVARMTHGLTVGEIYEYPIKLAKAYLPVQQLFGFDTGPLFGHACTGAAEFGGELTYPSPGSRGQSPSVKRHPVTTPEQVDALEVPDPSKAGEVPKFVEAMKYVMEKYPPGYKSPSIVVGTPFTWAGNIIGVERMLLWMIKQPELVHKVLDKVVEFLVEEVKYVLDEVGPVMFFDGGPTDSNDLISPKQFNEFALPYVKKFREEALKAGAPGFLCHPCGNQTKNVDMWTEVPGTFGINFDYRTPLETCVEKFGDLCMVVGNIEPSKFLTMDYDWVYNKTMECMRIAAMRCSHGYTVGPGCELPVDTPPVNLYAMVRATKDFAQTKEWRDFARA; encoded by the coding sequence ATGCGTGAGGAGATGACTCCACAGGAGCGCCTAATGTCCCTCTACCAGACTGGCCGAGCGGACAGACCCGGAATAGGCGCGTTCGCAATGGGCTTTGTTGCGAGGATGACGCATGGGCTCACAGTGGGAGAGATTTATGAGTACCCCATCAAGCTCGCGAAGGCATACCTACCAGTTCAGCAGCTGTTTGGGTTTGACACGGGGCCCCTGTTTGGTCACGCCTGCACGGGGGCAGCGGAGTTTGGTGGAGAGCTTACCTATCCGTCCCCAGGATCCAGGGGTCAGTCTCCATCCGTAAAGAGACACCCCGTCACCACCCCAGAGCAAGTGGATGCTCTTGAGGTGCCAGACCCGAGCAAGGCGGGGGAAGTTCCCAAGTTCGTGGAAGCGATGAAGTATGTGATGGAGAAATACCCTCCCGGCTACAAGAGCCCATCCATTGTCGTTGGCACCCCATTCACATGGGCGGGCAACATCATAGGCGTGGAGAGGATGCTCCTCTGGATGATAAAACAGCCAGAACTCGTCCACAAGGTGCTCGATAAGGTGGTGGAGTTCCTCGTTGAGGAGGTGAAGTACGTTCTCGACGAGGTTGGACCAGTGATGTTCTTTGATGGCGGTCCCACCGACTCCAACGACCTCATAAGCCCCAAGCAGTTCAACGAGTTTGCCCTGCCCTATGTGAAAAAGTTCAGAGAGGAGGCACTAAAGGCGGGTGCACCCGGATTCTTGTGTCATCCGTGTGGAAACCAGACAAAGAACGTGGACATGTGGACAGAGGTTCCCGGGACATTTGGAATAAATTTTGACTACAGGACTCCACTGGAGACGTGTGTGGAGAAGTTTGGCGATCTCTGCATGGTGGTTGGCAATATAGAGCCCTCGAAGTTCCTGACAATGGACTATGATTGGGTATACAACAAAACAATGGAGTGCATGCGCATAGCGGCGATGAGGTGCTCCCATGGGTACACCGTGGGACCAGGCTGTGAGCTGCCCGTAGACACGCCCCCAGTTAACCTGTACGCAATGGTAAGGGCGACGAAGGACTTTGCACAGACAAAAGAGTGGCGGGACTTCGCACGAGCGTAG
- a CDS encoding corrinoid protein, translating to MGSRLDILEELKESIVTYDARKAVESAQRALQNGVDPKVAISEGLSAGMKVVGDMYEQGEMYLPEVLAASDAMYAALDVLLPHLKTEGLSTKETKRVVIGTVEGDVHTIGKKIVGTMLKVAGYDVTDLGGDVPLEKFIETAESQRAHVIAMSTLMTTTMENMRDVIKMLEERGLRGKYRVAIGGAPITEEFKEQIGADIYAPSAEEAVRVFNRVFEREREVERDA from the coding sequence ATGGGTTCCCGTTTGGACATCTTGGAGGAACTAAAGGAGAGTATCGTCACTTACGATGCTCGAAAGGCTGTCGAGAGTGCCCAAAGGGCACTCCAAAACGGAGTTGACCCGAAGGTCGCCATAAGTGAGGGCCTGAGCGCTGGGATGAAGGTCGTGGGTGATATGTACGAGCAAGGGGAGATGTACCTCCCAGAGGTACTGGCAGCCTCTGACGCAATGTATGCCGCGCTGGATGTTCTGCTGCCCCATCTAAAAACCGAGGGCCTGAGCACAAAAGAGACCAAGAGAGTCGTGATTGGCACAGTGGAGGGGGACGTGCACACAATAGGTAAGAAGATCGTTGGTACAATGCTTAAGGTAGCTGGATATGATGTGACTGACCTTGGGGGAGACGTTCCTCTCGAGAAGTTCATAGAGACGGCTGAGAGCCAGCGGGCACACGTGATCGCCATGAGCACTCTGATGACCACCACCATGGAGAACATGAGGGACGTCATAAAAATGCTTGAGGAAAGGGGGTTGAGAGGCAAGTACAGGGTGGCAATTGGGGGTGCACCCATAACCGAAGAGTTCAAGGAGCAGATAGGTGCAGACATCTACGCGCCGTCAGCTGAAGAGGCTGTGAGGGTGTTTAACAGGGTGTTTGAGAGGGAGAGGGAGGTTGAGAGAGATGCGTGA
- a CDS encoding serine--tRNA ligase, which yields MDENARFHLVGHFRLSHPIEDARELEGFFANTAPDVLSRGVPEGRGVHHLVHDARGERLVLEVLSDSYLRAHEAVLRLRKPLAKVLGKQRIGLRGFEVERYTIHLPTPRPLKLGKIPFVREMKAGGSYVVLELDVGEGELEKRVPDRIVSLIEDKLRAAEHGTKAENWQLLWQSERKPEVFCDDPTSALIKAGWIKHGASRGQWIYGPQMTHVMRTFERIVLEELLKPLGYREMIFPKLVPWEVWMRSGHAKGVYPEIYYVCPPKSRDPEYWEEVMDHYRVTLEVPLDLIAERIDRPIGGMCYAQCPPFWVFLQGETIADRSLPIRVFDRSGTSHRYESGGIHGIERVDEFHRIEIVWVDYPDGVVREAERLQERYHHIFEDILELEWRRAWVTPWFMAQEGLTGLAGDARVGTTDYEAYLPYRGRDGEWLEFQNVSVNGEKYPKGFSVKSQKGEPLWSGCSGVGLERWASAFFAQKGIDPSGWPEPFLKWVGDIPEGFEFL from the coding sequence ATGGATGAAAATGCACGGTTTCATCTTGTGGGCCATTTCAGGCTCAGCCATCCGATCGAGGATGCGAGGGAGCTGGAGGGGTTCTTTGCGAACACGGCACCCGATGTGCTCTCCAGAGGAGTGCCAGAAGGCAGGGGCGTGCACCACCTGGTACACGATGCACGGGGAGAGCGGCTCGTGCTCGAGGTGCTCTCGGACAGCTATCTTAGAGCCCACGAGGCGGTGCTGAGGCTCAGAAAGCCCCTCGCCAAGGTGCTGGGAAAGCAGCGCATCGGTCTTAGGGGCTTTGAGGTGGAGCGCTACACAATCCATCTTCCAACACCACGCCCCCTGAAGCTGGGAAAGATACCGTTCGTGAGGGAGATGAAAGCCGGGGGCAGTTATGTGGTGCTCGAGCTGGACGTGGGCGAGGGCGAGCTGGAAAAGAGAGTGCCAGACAGAATCGTGAGCCTGATAGAGGACAAGCTCAGGGCAGCAGAGCACGGTACAAAGGCGGAGAACTGGCAGCTGCTCTGGCAGAGTGAGAGGAAGCCCGAGGTGTTCTGTGATGACCCCACCAGTGCCCTCATAAAGGCAGGGTGGATCAAGCACGGTGCAAGCAGGGGTCAGTGGATTTACGGACCCCAGATGACCCATGTGATGCGCACCTTCGAGCGCATCGTGCTCGAGGAGCTGCTAAAGCCCCTTGGCTACCGGGAGATGATATTCCCCAAGCTCGTGCCATGGGAGGTGTGGATGCGCTCTGGACACGCGAAGGGCGTGTATCCCGAGATATACTACGTGTGCCCGCCCAAATCCAGAGACCCAGAGTACTGGGAGGAAGTGATGGACCACTACCGCGTCACACTCGAGGTGCCGCTCGACCTCATCGCAGAGCGCATCGACAGGCCCATTGGTGGGATGTGCTATGCCCAGTGTCCGCCGTTCTGGGTGTTCCTGCAGGGCGAGACCATAGCAGACCGCTCGTTGCCCATCAGGGTGTTTGATCGCTCTGGCACCTCGCACCGATACGAGAGCGGGGGCATTCATGGCATCGAACGGGTGGACGAGTTCCACAGGATAGAGATAGTGTGGGTGGACTATCCCGATGGAGTGGTCAGGGAGGCAGAGCGGCTGCAGGAAAGATACCATCACATCTTCGAGGACATCCTCGAGCTGGAGTGGAGAAGGGCATGGGTGACGCCGTGGTTCATGGCTCAGGAGGGGCTCACAGGGCTTGCCGGTGATGCGAGGGTGGGCACCACAGACTACGAGGCATACCTGCCCTACCGGGGACGAGATGGAGAGTGGCTCGAGTTCCAGAACGTGAGCGTGAACGGCGAGAAGTACCCCAAGGGCTTTTCGGTGAAGTCCCAGAAGGGAGAGCCCCTATGGAGCGGATGCTCTGGCGTGGGGCTCGAGCGCTGGGCGAGTGCGTTCTTTGCCCAGAAGGGCATAGACCCCTCGGGATGGCCAGAGCCCTTCCTGAAGTGGGTGGGGGACATCCCAGAGGGGTTTGAGTTCCTGTAG
- a CDS encoding KEOPS complex subunit Pcc1, producing the protein MEERAWAKIVFSELAPHERLAIEAVSVDNTSNMQCEWDDEVALTVECSSAKSLLATLDDYLRCLQVSLGMASAVGR; encoded by the coding sequence ATGGAGGAGCGTGCGTGGGCAAAAATCGTGTTCTCAGAGCTTGCACCCCACGAGCGGCTCGCTATTGAGGCTGTCTCTGTGGACAACACCAGCAACATGCAGTGTGAGTGGGACGATGAGGTGGCGCTTACCGTGGAGTGCTCAAGCGCAAAAAGCCTGCTCGCCACACTCGACGATTATCTACGATGCCTCCAGGTATCGCTCGGCATGGCCAGCGCTGTGGGGAGATAG
- a CDS encoding adenylate kinase family protein, giving the protein MILGISGTPGVGKSTAASLLRRMGIEVVDINALVLQQGFSLGTEGDCVVADIDALREHLSEYEGLVVVEGHLAHHVADVCIVVRCSPWVVEQRLRERGYPENKVRENAEAEALDVILVEAVEMCKRVYEVDATHMSPSALASHIVRIIGAERAGTPISGYEPGRVDFTGYLL; this is encoded by the coding sequence ATGATACTCGGAATAAGCGGCACGCCGGGTGTGGGAAAGAGCACGGCAGCGAGCCTGCTGCGCAGGATGGGCATCGAGGTGGTGGACATCAATGCCCTCGTGCTCCAGCAGGGCTTTTCTCTGGGCACGGAAGGGGACTGCGTGGTTGCGGACATAGACGCCCTGCGGGAGCACCTCTCGGAGTACGAGGGGCTGGTGGTGGTAGAGGGACATCTCGCTCACCACGTGGCAGATGTGTGCATCGTGGTGAGGTGCAGCCCATGGGTGGTGGAGCAGCGGCTTCGGGAGCGGGGTTATCCAGAGAACAAGGTGAGGGAGAACGCCGAGGCTGAGGCGCTGGACGTGATACTGGTGGAGGCGGTGGAAATGTGCAAGAGGGTGTACGAGGTGGATGCCACCCACATGAGCCCGAGTGCACTCGCTTCGCACATCGTACGCATCATAGGGGCAGAGAGGGCGGGCACGCCCATATCTGGATACGAACCAGGGAGGGTGGACTTTACTGGCTACCTTCTATGA
- a CDS encoding molybdopterin dinucleotide binding domain-containing protein — protein sequence MVRRLGELIGSPELSVEVVVYDDVFVCSLWEQDVFSEEFLDRAAIIELERGTLKHLSLKSGDAVEVRSERGRVVVRATEGEHIGAPAMPKSPLSLALTDGCDTRHFSAVIKKASESITRIEDLIEGSQ from the coding sequence ATGGTGAGAAGGCTGGGTGAGCTCATCGGAAGCCCAGAGCTCTCGGTAGAGGTGGTGGTGTACGACGACGTGTTCGTGTGCTCCCTGTGGGAGCAAGACGTGTTCTCAGAGGAGTTTCTGGATAGGGCTGCCATCATCGAGCTGGAGAGGGGCACCCTCAAGCACCTCTCACTCAAGAGCGGCGATGCGGTTGAGGTGAGAAGTGAGAGGGGAAGGGTGGTGGTGAGGGCGACAGAGGGAGAGCACATCGGAGCCCCAGCGATGCCCAAGAGTCCGCTCTCGCTGGCGCTCACAGATGGGTGCGACACCAGACACTTTTCCGCAGTCATAAAAAAAGCGAGTGAGTCCATCACCCGCATCGAGGACCTCATAGAAGGTAGCCAGTAA
- a CDS encoding methanogenesis marker 7 protein, protein MRAGEEELAGCGSMFEPVMFEGGVHKHQLIIELVEDLGGYVLETNVMQTEINILMLIPEEDIPHMEQLAKKLLGKITVAPLAGTEIAVVAPSLSSQHLPHPSCDIAEFMRRQGANTNLIGLSRGVGKRVAVMNSYERELINEHDLAIFVFGNFRACIQEKVSKLLSQIKVPVVAVGGPRIDEELPVEAYIDGFGRIAHRLRRKEEITQLERVVGAVSRVLRRRREEMASDPLTVFPARARFEIYSQIEEARNILSPAPLTLQLDGIRVKLPYDEFADRIRAVRFEEGISLGEIAHIRRSKMKGYVLVKIKPSSETGMML, encoded by the coding sequence GTGAGGGCAGGGGAGGAGGAGCTTGCAGGCTGTGGTAGCATGTTCGAGCCAGTGATGTTTGAGGGGGGAGTGCACAAGCATCAGCTCATCATAGAGCTGGTGGAGGACCTTGGAGGATACGTGCTCGAGACCAACGTGATGCAAACCGAAATCAACATCCTCATGCTCATCCCAGAGGAGGACATACCTCACATGGAGCAGCTCGCCAAGAAGCTGCTCGGCAAGATCACCGTGGCTCCGCTCGCTGGCACCGAGATAGCGGTGGTGGCTCCATCGCTCTCCTCCCAGCATCTGCCCCATCCCTCGTGCGATATAGCGGAGTTCATGCGAAGGCAGGGGGCAAACACCAACCTGATTGGACTCTCGAGGGGCGTGGGAAAGCGCGTGGCGGTGATGAACTCCTATGAGCGGGAGCTCATCAACGAGCACGACCTCGCCATCTTTGTGTTCGGAAACTTCAGGGCATGCATACAGGAGAAGGTCTCAAAGCTGCTCTCTCAGATAAAGGTGCCCGTGGTGGCGGTGGGAGGACCAAGGATAGACGAGGAGCTGCCAGTGGAGGCATACATCGATGGGTTTGGCAGAATTGCCCACAGGCTCAGAAGGAAGGAGGAGATTACCCAGCTGGAGAGGGTGGTGGGCGCGGTCTCGAGGGTGCTCAGAAGAAGGAGGGAGGAGATGGCGAGCGACCCGCTCACGGTGTTTCCCGCAAGGGCGAGGTTCGAGATATACTCCCAGATAGAGGAGGCGAGGAACATACTCTCCCCAGCCCCCCTCACGCTGCAGCTCGATGGCATACGGGTGAAACTGCCCTATGACGAGTTCGCAGACCGCATCAGAGCAGTGAGGTTCGAGGAAGGTATATCGCTGGGAGAGATTGCCCACATTAGACGCTCCAAGATGAAGGGATACGTCCTCGTGAAGATAAAGCCCTCATCTGAGACTGGAATGATGCTGTAG
- a CDS encoding methanogenesis marker 17 protein, whose translation MGHELVRVHSPDERGALLYKEVAETLIGDLMLARVIEHMRIYADPEEPVFIVVMLLRHGLQPAKIEDIATVKPGGPGEDMVLVEIRDEDYAVPLIRKLWSVYGRDGVEQPEQKVFAIRTQDKLKEIERVEKLVVEKPKEEVYERLADLLERLAPEGFRVKDTRLTSRYGMLIASENPLEGRWYTMAGNMLEDMLRETSGKMPDEEELREIEQRISRGCEGRGGGACRLW comes from the coding sequence ATGGGACATGAACTGGTGAGGGTGCACTCCCCAGACGAGAGGGGTGCCCTGCTATACAAAGAGGTTGCCGAAACGCTCATAGGAGACCTCATGCTCGCACGGGTCATCGAGCACATGCGGATATATGCTGACCCAGAGGAGCCGGTGTTCATCGTGGTGATGCTGCTGCGCCACGGGCTCCAGCCCGCAAAAATCGAGGATATCGCCACCGTGAAGCCCGGGGGACCGGGAGAGGACATGGTGCTCGTGGAGATTCGAGATGAGGACTACGCAGTGCCCCTGATACGAAAGCTCTGGAGCGTGTATGGCAGGGACGGTGTGGAGCAGCCAGAGCAGAAGGTGTTCGCCATACGCACGCAGGACAAGCTAAAAGAAATCGAGAGGGTGGAAAAGCTCGTGGTGGAAAAGCCCAAAGAGGAGGTGTACGAGCGGCTCGCCGACCTGCTCGAGCGGCTCGCTCCAGAGGGCTTCAGGGTGAAGGACACGAGGCTGACATCGAGGTATGGAATGCTGATAGCCTCGGAGAACCCGCTGGAGGGCAGATGGTACACCATGGCAGGGAACATGCTGGAGGATATGCTGAGGGAGACCTCTGGGAAGATGCCGGACGAGGAGGAGCTGCGAGAGATAGAGCAGCGCATCTCGAGAGGGTGTGAGGGCAGGGGAGGAGGAGCTTGCAGGCTGTGGTAG
- a CDS encoding methanogenesis marker 15 protein — MSERIRIALISCGSEYSGVQKEIEWATREVGADVVFPEVEIEDIERAEREFGLDVASHDLLLAIARAMSIVEGRTEVDGVFISTCFRCAEGAIVRSEVQRYIHRNTTLPVISYSFTERTVGTTLLTRLEALVTTAKRRSLLALEEQKGLTVGIDSGSTTTKAVVMHDNEIIGTGWVPTTKVVESAEAALADALEMAGVRATDIEGIGTTGYGRFLVGKHYEADLVQEEITVNSKGAVFLADRQKGDATVIDIGGMDNKAIAVHNGIPGMFTMGGICAGASGRFIELAAKRLGVSLEEFGRLALKGDYRRVPMNSYCIVFGIQSLVNSLAAGAAPEDVAAAACHSVTEQVFEQQLQEVVVKEPVIMVGGTSLIAGLPRAMEELLHTDVLVPPNAQYIGAVGSALLVSGMLRLKEGADGT; from the coding sequence ATGAGTGAGAGGATAAGGATAGCGCTCATCTCGTGTGGCTCTGAGTACAGCGGGGTGCAGAAGGAGATCGAGTGGGCCACCCGCGAAGTGGGAGCCGATGTGGTGTTTCCAGAGGTCGAGATAGAGGACATAGAGAGGGCCGAGAGGGAGTTCGGGCTGGACGTGGCAAGCCACGACCTGCTGCTCGCCATTGCCCGTGCCATGTCCATCGTGGAGGGCAGAACTGAGGTGGACGGCGTGTTTATCAGCACGTGCTTTAGATGTGCCGAAGGGGCGATCGTGAGAAGCGAGGTGCAGCGCTACATCCACAGGAACACCACCCTTCCAGTCATCAGCTACTCGTTCACAGAGCGCACGGTGGGCACCACGCTGCTCACGAGACTGGAGGCGCTCGTGACTACCGCCAAGCGAAGGAGTCTTCTCGCACTGGAGGAACAGAAGGGGCTCACCGTGGGCATAGACTCTGGCTCCACCACCACCAAGGCAGTGGTGATGCACGACAACGAGATCATAGGCACGGGATGGGTGCCCACCACCAAGGTGGTGGAGAGTGCCGAGGCTGCACTCGCTGACGCCCTCGAGATGGCAGGGGTGAGGGCGACCGATATCGAAGGCATCGGCACCACTGGATACGGGCGCTTTCTCGTGGGCAAGCACTATGAGGCAGACCTCGTGCAGGAGGAAATCACGGTGAACTCCAAGGGGGCGGTGTTCCTCGCCGACAGACAGAAGGGCGATGCCACTGTGATAGATATAGGTGGCATGGATAACAAGGCGATAGCAGTGCACAACGGCATTCCCGGGATGTTCACCATGGGTGGAATATGTGCTGGTGCCTCTGGCAGGTTCATAGAGCTTGCGGCGAAACGGCTCGGTGTGTCCCTCGAGGAGTTTGGCAGGCTCGCCCTGAAGGGAGACTACAGAAGGGTGCCCATGAACTCATACTGCATCGTGTTTGGCATCCAGAGCCTCGTGAACTCGCTCGCAGCTGGAGCTGCCCCAGAGGATGTGGCGGCTGCGGCATGCCACAGCGTGACAGAGCAGGTGTTCGAGCAGCAGCTTCAGGAGGTGGTGGTGAAAGAGCCAGTGATCATGGTGGGCGGCACCTCGCTGATTGCAGGGCTTCCAAGAGCGATGGAGGAGCTGCTGCACACCGATGTGCTCGTTCCGCCCAATGCACAGTACATTGGAGCGGTGGGCTCGGCACTGCTGGTGTCGGGTATGCTGAGGCTCAAGGAGGGCGCAGATGGGACATGA
- a CDS encoding methanogenesis marker 5 protein, protein MKVFIYPYTSLILYDLVERFGHEPLGIMTEVGKRVRTPSIESPPLNITAEEAKRGLKYAAVDVPSGVRGRMGVLDPLIERAEAAIIVSNARLAFGCMGCARTNELVKYVIRTKGIPVLELEYPRDEEETEQFVASIKAFCDALGGGKGDE, encoded by the coding sequence GTGAAGGTCTTCATATATCCATACACCAGCCTCATACTGTACGACCTCGTGGAGAGGTTCGGGCACGAGCCCCTTGGCATTATGACCGAGGTGGGGAAGCGGGTGAGGACACCCTCTATTGAGTCCCCTCCCCTGAACATCACCGCCGAGGAGGCAAAGCGGGGGTTAAAGTATGCTGCAGTGGATGTGCCCTCTGGCGTCAGGGGAAGGATGGGCGTGCTCGACCCCCTGATAGAGCGGGCAGAGGCAGCCATCATAGTGAGCAATGCGAGGCTTGCCTTTGGGTGCATGGGATGTGCGAGGACGAACGAGCTCGTGAAGTACGTCATCAGGACAAAGGGCATTCCAGTGCTCGAGCTCGAATATCCCAGAGACGAGGAGGAGACTGAGCAGTTCGTTGCCAGCATAAAGGCATTCTGCGATGCGCTCGGAGGAGGGAAGGGAGATGAGTGA
- a CDS encoding methanogenesis marker 6 protein, with product MEQKPWAGLAKRKDSGEAPEDPEDIITKIVVVSSDSVLPMDLALQAHMNNEDVVIKETCFGLIVSGRRESVERMIEGLRSLDPHGIFVKERGFGPGDERRCRASRGGGARPGFYLLKEEGELLPMIRRALDRLERQHIPPAKKGAEGAEERVEPEAILKIAEKYS from the coding sequence ATGGAGCAAAAGCCTTGGGCAGGGCTTGCCAAGCGAAAGGACTCGGGGGAAGCCCCTGAGGACCCTGAGGACATCATCACGAAGATTGTGGTCGTTTCCTCTGACTCCGTGTTGCCGATGGACCTTGCGCTACAGGCACACATGAATAACGAAGACGTGGTGATAAAGGAGACGTGCTTTGGGCTCATCGTCTCTGGAAGGCGAGAGAGTGTGGAGCGCATGATAGAGGGGCTCAGAAGCCTCGACCCCCACGGAATATTCGTGAAGGAGAGGGGCTTTGGGCCCGGTGATGAGCGCAGGTGCAGGGCGAGCCGTGGAGGGGGGGCAAGGCCAGGCTTCTACCTCCTGAAGGAGGAGGGGGAGTTGCTCCCCATGATACGCAGGGCGCTCGACAGGCTCGAAAGGCAGCACATTCCCCCCGCCAAGAAGGGGGCAGAGGGGGCAGAGGAGAGGGTCGAGCCAGAGGCGATACTGAAGATTGCAGAGAAGTATTCATGA